Sequence from the Rutidosis leptorrhynchoides isolate AG116_Rl617_1_P2 chromosome 3, CSIRO_AGI_Rlap_v1, whole genome shotgun sequence genome:
GCAAGTACTATGGTTGTTTGAAGGTCTATTTATAGCAAGAATTCAAGTATTTTGGGTAATACAATAACATTAATTTTTGTGTATCAAAATTGACTATCcactctattatatttatattctatataTTATAACACAATCTTCAATTACCCCAATTAAAATTATTGATTTTTCAATTTCTCCTCtcgaatttttatttttcattttgttCATTAAGTTTCACTTCTTTCACTTTCTTCCCTCAACTTATTTATTTCTcatttttaaatttaaaattttcatttcTTTTTTACTTCTTAAAGTGAAAGTTCCCGTAGCGAAGCACAGGCTTCAACAACCCTATTTATCTACTCATTATAAAAGAAAAGCtagattctaagatatcatcaaatAGCAACAAGTTTAATTGGAGGAAAAACTAAATTACTAATTATACATTTATGAAAATATATCACAAAAGTCCAATAATGACGCTTAAAAGGATAAACAAACCATTTAAACAGCTTAGAAATACATACACAATCAAGGCATATCTGCCTCTTATTTCTAGATCACCATTTTCATTTTGTTCTTTCAAACAACAACAGCAATAAAAACACACAATATAAACTCGTACATCACACACATTAGGAACACTTTTAGTTCCCTCCATTTTAGTCTTGGATTACAATTTACACAAGTACTGAATTAGTGTTTGCCATGAGCATCCAAGTCTTTGACAAGATTGCTAAGATAGTCCATCAAAGAAGTTGGATATGGTACACTTTCGTTTGGTCTCTCAAACTCAAAAGTCCATGTTGCCACAGGTTTATCACCCTTTTGTTCAACATGCAATATGATCGTGAACGTCTTGTATAGCTCGTCCACAAGATCTCCTCCTATTACCTTGAAAACAATCATATGGTTTTCCTCATTCACTGCTTCAATTATCTGTTTCGAAAACTTCTTCTTTCCCTCTTTATTTGATGCAAAAATACAAATTACATAACACATCATTAACAAATATATAGGTCATAGTTATAAACAACATAATACAATGCTATACAACCAATACAACATAAATAGAACCCATGTAATGTCTACGGGCAGTTTAAGGTTCAAACCTCACTAGCAGCATACAATTTTAGAGTGAGTAGGTAAAAAATTATCCGTTTAATATATGTTATATTTAGCTTAAATTTGTGTCAAAGAAACAAAAAAAAGTGAGTAAATAAAATACGTACCATGAGTGTAATGCCAAGTAATGACAGATCCAACGTCTCCCCTTTCACCCTCATGCAACTCACAATCATGAACCTTTTCGGGCGTTATCGCTACAATTTCATGTGGTTTGTGCCTAAACAGATCATGAAAAACATCCCCTGTCTTACTTATCTCTACATACCCAATTAGCTTTCCCGATAGAGCCATTTGATAACTTTATTCAATTAAACCAACTTTGTTAGTAAGTAGAATTGGTGAATTGATTTGTGAAGCATATGGGAGATAGTGTTGGCCTTATTTAGAGACTGGATGACACGGAGTcatatataatattattagtagcTTACTTACTGCTTTGAATAAAGCATATAAAAAACTTAACATAATCACCATCATGAATAATGATTCACGTTACCCTTTTATTAATTTTCTTATTTTTTAAAGATGAAGTATATACAAGTATGGTTGATGGTCCAATCACATAAAATATGATTATAACCATTTAATATTATCTATCAATAATGACATTATATTTTAGATTTTTTTTAAAGTAGTTGTTTTTTAATTTTCAATTTACAGAAATAGTaagttggaattttttttttctaaaactaGTAGAACCGGCGTTGCCAATGCCGATTCCTAAAGATTATGTGCCCAGTCGTTAAAAAAGTGTTCATTTGGCTGACTCGGACTCCATGTCATAGAAATCGGCATTCCCAAAGCTGGTTTCTCGTCAAccctaattttttcaaatattttttaaaactatattttgtTGTAAAATTATAAAAACTTGAAACAACACAAAAAACATGATATGTAAAaagataataaataattaatacgaCATTTTATATTAACTACAAAgacaatattatattaaataaaaataaaactaaagtattAGAAAACGTAACTAAGCTATTACAATCAATATAAAATAAAAAGAATAACTAAATTAAGGATGGCGTAGTAGATGACTTCATGTTCCACAAGGTGTAAACTTCCTTGTCCCCCCGCCCCTCCGATGAATCACCGGTCGGTTCGATGATGAAGCTAAATTCACGggttcaaaatcatcatcatcatcatcgccatCAGCATCTGAATGAATATTAGCCGAACGAGTAGCCTGATTTGTTAGGGTTTGCATTATGTTAGGACAAATATTTAAGCactcgtccacataattcatttccGGTGTTTGATGAGAGGACCAGCCAGGTGTTTGATGGTAGGAATGGCCAGGTGTCTAAGTGTAGTATGTGGAATGGCCAAGGTTCTAAGTGTAGTAGTCCAGCGGGAAAATTGAAATTGTTGTGAAGCATAGTACATATACTCCGGGTTTTGAGGACGATATTCAGGAGCAGGATGAACAAAATGCATGACCTGTTGAGGAATGTGAAAAAAGGCCTCATATTTGGTTGAGTTCGAGGTTGCATTTGAGTTGCAGCGTGACCATGTATTGCATGGAACCCTTCTCGCTGCATATTTGACAAAGTAAACAGTTATtgaatatatttaaatacataagcTAAACAAAATTAGTATCTAGCTAATAATAAATTATTTGAACTTATATTTGACAAAGTAAACCATGTATTGCATGGAACCCTTCTCGTTGCATATATTATTTGAATTTACATATATAGTATCAGTTGCCTCCCGATCACAATATTGTTGGGCGGGTGCTTCTCTGCTTGGATTACCAATGCTGACAATTGAACGAGAAAAATACCAATCATAATAGTCGTCAGCTGTTCCACTGTTGCCCCCACCAACATTTACAGAAGTCACCCGATCACTCCATTCAGCAATGTGATCATGATGCGGGGACGAAGCCGTCCAATCATTATTTGGTCTCCCCCTAAGATCCTAACTATGCATCCCGTTATGATCTGTGTTTGACAACAACATCATATTTGTCGGAATATCCTGTCTCAAACCGAACTGTCTACATACTCTATTTGTCATATGTAGTTCGACAGTTGCCCAACAAATTATGAGACCACAACATGCCCACAAATGAATATGACTTCTACAAGCGTTGTGAAGTTGGGGAAAATCCAATTATAAGGAGTCCACACAAAGTCAAAGGTCTCTTGTCGGTTAACTATACGAAGGGCTGTCAATGCTGCACGAGTTGTTGTCAAACAATTTTTAGGAGTATCTTTGTTAGTCTTTGATGAACGCCACCTACATTTATTAAACATTATAAATGTTAaacgtactatatatatatatatatatatatatatatatatatatatatatatatatatatatatatatatatatatatatatatatatatatatccatacacttatacgtatatatatatagtatataaatatGTGCTTACACTttaagtgtgtgtgtatatatatatgttaaacgtaTTTAGATAAATGTATATATTTACACATActtatacgtatatatatgtatatgaaacgTATTtagtataaaatattattaaacgtatatataatatataaatgtattattaaGTAGATATATATACCTTGCTCCGTACGGAACAGTAAGCTTGAAATCTGCATTCTCGGGTGGGTAGAAGGGATCATTTCTTGGATTTGGGGCGATTTGCGGAATATGTTCATATGCCCACTGTTGTAATAAAATCATCGCTCCGTCTATACCCACAGCTCCCGAATTTTCTGCGTCAGTACACATATTCCTGTATATTTGTGCAAGCACTGCACTACCCCATCTCAAAGGTACCTCGGGAGTAAGGTCCATAATGTTACACACTCAGTTTAAATGGACATTGTATGAGTTAGCGTCGGGAAATAAAATAACCACCAATTAAAGCTAGTATATATACCCTAGCTCGTTGTTGGTGAGACTGATCAGTCTCTCCAACCGTGGTTTTTATAGTATCTATCAAAGTGGCAATTTTAATTCTTCCAACTTTCAACTCAGTAGGTGCTATTTGAATCCCTAACACTATTCTCTGACTATAATAGCCCACTCCTCCACCAGTAATGTACGCCATATCCTGGATATAACTCCCCCATCAATAGGTAAACCCCATAGGATTTGCACATCCTGCAAGGTGACCGTGGCTTCATGCCAACATACGTTCATGATTAAATCATTTCATATGATGAATCTTTAAAATAAATCATCATTATTTCATGCAATTCATTCATCATGCATTTCTATTTATCAAAATCATGACAACAAATAAATAAGATGAAAGAAAATTGTGTACTTGTCATGAAGATTCAACCAAAGTGTAGAGAAGACACATGAATCTTCAACCCATCAACTTGATGATTAATATGCCTTATGCACATCCAAAATGAATCCCATAAGACCATAAAAATTCTGCCAtcaacacaattcaattccttcaCACTTCACATCAAATTGGAAGTCATTTCTCCCACCGTTTCTCCGGGCATAGAAATCACAATATTCGATTAGATTGTTAGAAATCGGGGTTGTAAAACCTTCGTGCCTGAAACGGTAATGACTCCGGATTGgtctttgaatcgtgtgaacactttcctaatcgaatatttcgaccctattagccacgggttacacgaagtttcgattgggataagacaaagacaaGATTGCCGTCTTGGCTAAAAGATAACAATCAAACAATTGCAGAGATGTATCTTCTAATTGTTTGAAATTGAAAGTGTGTAAAATGATCAAATTCTGGAACcctttttcaaatacacaaagagtgtatttataatgggtcaaaaggtttgatgaagagtcacaacctttgattcatacccactaatgacttggaagttaatattaatgtatttagacttaaaatagtCTAAAAACACAGAAAAACCGCAAAtaaatgccctggaacaaccccaaaatgtttggggttcaaatgtgccttttgggttgaaaaagCACATTTTCAGCGAATTcggtgttaagccgcgccgcgggtccaggatccgcgccgcgggctaacaaagcaAAACATTTCCAAATATGCAAAAACTCTCGACCTTGAAATcatgccttaagccgcgccgcgggtccAGGAGCTGCGCCGCGACTTAAAGCTACTGCACACTAAAATTTtgtttaagcttattttcaagtgtgtttagcctttcaagtcgcgtttcgcattctttcaagtcgcgtttcgcattccttaagttctgtagcgacccgacaaaattgtcatttgacggcgccgactacttaggtcccgttacgtggtcataagtctttaaaataacgtttgaccaaaatatgtcgcattcattgcaaaagtaaagattgttccctagtttacaagaattgttcatccaaaagttacgttacaaagttataagtacaaatgaaacctatgcgacacaatttaaaagtagccaaaagatgctccatgtatgcataaatactcgacatccaaagcaagtatcaaaataatgagcggaagcatgtaacacatatcgttcaaagacctgagaaaaacatagaaatctgtcaacgaaaacgttggtgaaatcataggtttaagtaagtaagtgagtaaataagtagattgaaccacaagatttgcaacatcgaattaatagttaaccattccaacatttgtttcacgagcaccaattatcaatgcttaacatttctcccattgaaccccatcacttagtgctagaacatacactgtttctcgaaaatatatttcattcgtaaacagtagcgaaccgtttgaatgagggtttgtcaaacccatatggatccatacaacataagttctcgcttacacccggcaagtgtaactaatgataatcgaattgaggattttgttctaaactcgtatgtagaatgtttgttttcctgtacttgtgttcacttagtaaaagaaatgtttatgttttctcatcccaaatgtaagttcaaaaagagtaaaagtgggactatgatctcaccttgagtgcacgagtaataaagtacttcaacaagtaaacgtgtgcaaagaacaatgctagtcttgacctaaacaagtaagttgtatcaataatggtaaacgcgattggtcaaggatgttcaattagtcctatggctcgttacgactcgattaagtagcatgtgaatcaaattgtcaagtttcatgcaagatacgagtataaaagcatgttagaacaatttgcacaaacatttggttaagttgattaaaagtcaacttggtcgggtcaaagtcaacgaaaaagtcaacacgttcgggtcgggtcccgaactatttc
This genomic interval carries:
- the LOC139900416 gene encoding kirola-like — translated: MALSGKLIGYVEISKTGDVFHDLFRHKPHEIVAITPEKVHDCELHEGERGDVGSVITWHYTHEGKKKFSKQIIEAVNEENHMIVFKVIGGDLVDELYKTFTIILHVEQKGDKPVATWTFEFERPNESVPYPTSLMDYLSNLVKDLDAHGKH